The DNA region TAGTGCTTGGCTAAGTTTTTGTACATTGCTACAAATTGGGAAATTGAATGCTATTCACGAAAAGCAATATCATTTATTTCCTTGCTTAAGGAGACCTTCATTTTATACTAAAGATGCTAAGTAAGAGACCACATATTGCTCTCCAACATACTTTTGTTCCCTTTTCACTGTTATCTCTATGAATTTATGCACAATGAATAAAGATGATGGCCATATGTAAAATAATCGCTATGGGATGCAAGACACACGTGACTGAGGCCCAAAAGGCTTTGCTGTGGACTTCCCTCAGCAAAGTCAAGTGCTAATGTTGACGCAATCAATTCATGGTCATAGAAATGTGAGAAAACACTGGAGATGCTCCTCCATCAATATGAATGAGTTTTTGACTGAAGAATGGGGAAACATTGTTTTGCCTTttacttgtgtttgtttgtgtacgATTTTGTGACCTTGTGCCTGTTTATGCTGCCTATGTATGGGTTAGCGCCATGATCAAGAATTCCCCAGAGTGGAGGGATTTCTCCGATCCTGGGCGGGGCTTCTGATGGCCGAGTGCGCTGCCATCCCGGGGTTGGATGAGCAGGATTATTGGGCTGAAGGATCATTTAATTTGGGATCAACATGTGGACCGTTTAGAGGCCCATCTGGTGGTCCCGGTGGACATGTGACACAACCGGCACTAATCTGCATGTAGAAAGCGTCAAAGTAGAatgagcaagtgtgtgtgtgtttaattccTTTAAAAAAGGCAGTGAACTAGAAGTATAGACTGCACACTTCCTCCAAGGCCAAACAGTCCTAATTGTACACCTTCATAGCCACACAACTTCTGCATGTCGAGTTTCTGTattttaaaagtataaataattattaattggAAGATTAACATAAACAGAAcctccttggcagaggtaaaacaaaaacaaaacaaaaaagataagAACAATTACAAACTTGATCATGATATAAGGAGTCTATGACCATTAATGTGACGTTTGATAAGGAAACCACAGCAAAGTGTAAGTAAAACATCTATTGATATGTACACAAACTATAATAATGCTCTAGCAGTATAATAAATTTacttttatgtttatgtttcgTTTTTCCTAATCATTCATCATTGAATTAAGTGAATAAAGATCTCTCCTTGCCCTATAAAGCATTACTTCATCATATAAACCGTTTGTGCAGCGTCACAACTGTTGGTTTAAATACCATTTAGATAGATTTTCTTCAGTTGTTTTCCGACACAATCATGAGACAGAAAATCACTTCTATAGCGGTAACTTTAGGGCACTGTCTTGTGCTGTTGTACAGAAGCCCCCCTGGGCCATGCCTGGAGTCAGTACAGATTAAAATACTCTGCAATGCATGGAATGTCAGCCTAATGCTAGTCAGGTAGACAAGGGCTGAAGAAACCAGTCAAGACAGTCCCCCAGCAGGTCCTtctgcttgtgtgtgtatactataatcacacataaacacatttttttgcactAATGAACTAAGTGCTACAGTCAGCATGCAGCATGACTCTGGTTCCCTGCTACAAATGACCCCGCCCACACTCAGCCCCCTGTCCAGCACACCCCTGAGGTTTGGGCCGAATTAAATCATACGCTTGGTGGGGGTGGCTTTGTTGACTAGGAGACTTGCCGAGAGACAACAATGGCCCCAATGTGAGAGAGGCAAAGGCAGAGAACAGAGCTGCGGCCAATGGAGGTTTATCGCCGTGGAGACCAGGCTGGGGGCAATGTTGGCAGCTTCTCATAAAGATTAGGGCAGTTGTCCCCCCTGCCTCAATGAGATGGTGTAGAAGAGCACAGGCTAAGCGCTGACATGATGCTCAGCTAACCAGAGTGACTCTTTGCTTCCTAATCTTCTTGAAAGCAAAGTATTCCTGTTTTAATCTGGACAACTGAATTCTGCTGGCATACGTTGGATTCATGGTGGCCCACTAAGATGTTTTGGGCTGTGCAGAATACGTGTCACACCTTTATGTGACgtgtaattttttgtttttccaatttgTGTGTTCATACTGTTTTTATACAGTTGCTGAGATTTtgtcacgttccaaaaacagtATTCCCATCTTCTACTTTGCTTAatttatgaaatgtttttgtcatagactaatgaatacatatttagttttttccaaCATTGTAGGCCTATGTAACACTGTTGTGATGATCAATattggcatatacagtatatggaagtAAACATGTCATCAGATTTAAAAATGGCGTAGGCCTATGTTGTTTTAGGTGCCAATCTGTTTCCGAAATATAttagcgtgcgtgtgtgtgtgtgtgtgtgtgtgtgtgtgtgtgtgtgtgtgtgtgtgtgcgtgtgcgtgtgtgaaccGGTGAATGAGAGGCATTCACTTTGAACTTTGTGGGTTGCCCCTTTATCAAGTTAATTTCATCACCTTGAATTAGTTTAAAGGTGGATCTGCCACATCAAATATGGTGGACACGATGATATAGCACAACAACATCTATGTAGGCTATACATGTTTATGCtaacacattcacaatcacagtTTTTTTATGGTATAGTTTCCAGTTTCCAGTCTCTGTATTGTCTATCACTATATTGTCTTTTCAATCCAATGCATAACTGACATGAAATTTAGTTAAAGTTTGACCAGATATTGGTCAGCTAAATTGTTAAGCTAACCTAGCTTACCTGCATCTATGGGTTTCATTGTGACAGATAAAGTTAGACATCGTAGTTAGTTGTGTCTCTTATCTTTGAGTTACAAAACGTGTATGTTGCCATTGTCTGccaagtataattttttttttttttattacccttatcctcattaggcttacagtctatcctagctgacttggGTCAAAAGGCGGGacacaccttggactggtcaccagtcaatcacaaggcacacatactgtcactgagtgggaactgaacacacGCTGCCagtaccaaagtcaggcgagtgtatgTCATGTAAATTATACTAACTGTAGAGTTCTCTGCAGGTCTATTGAAGATGCACTGGTCTCCGGAGCACACCGCCCCTATAACTCAGTGGCCTGAGCAGCACCTAGACGTCACCTCCACCACTTCACCCCCGTCTGCCCACAAACATGAGCCCTACGCCTCTGCCGCTCGCCGGAATTACGCTCACACAGGTTACCCGTGGGCCAGTGATGACATATCAGCCCTTACTGCTTCTTCGCTTCTCAAGCGCTACGCGGAGAAGTACTCGGGACTGGAGCTCCCCTACGAGCGTCCTGCTCCAGGGGCCTACCCAGAGCCTGGTGCTTTTCTGAAAACTGAATCGGAACCCTGGGCTCTTAGCCAGGGCATCGAGTGCTACCCCGGACTTGAAGCGCTAACTGGCACCAAGGTGGGCTCAGGATCTGTGGGCATCCCGACCACAGGAAGTGTGACTGTCGTGAGCAGTAACTTGGCCACCGACCCAAGTTACAGTGCTGCTGGCTCCTGCAGTGCCCCGTCATCCCAGGACTATCCTCCTGCCTACAACAGCACCTACCTGTCCTCAGGATACTGCCCTCAGCCAGGCACAGCACTTCCCCATGCCCCTCTTCACTCTTTGCAGGCCGGACCCACTCTCGTGCCCAGCTACAGCGCCAGCACTCCAGTCTACAACTACCCGCCAGGATGCTACCCCCAAAACAGCCTCTCTTCCAGTTATAGCCACCCCAGTGCTTCCTACTTACCCCCAGGGATTAGTGCCCCTACTCCTCTGGCCCCCAGGCCCACTATGGTGGGGGGTAGTTACAGCTACCCGTCGCACAGCCTCGGGGGGGGCGCCGAGTCTGGAGCACCGCTGAAACGCAAGGCCTTTGAGATGGGAGAAGACGGACAAGAGGGAGGTGAGGTAGAGGGATCACGCTACAGAAAATACGGGAACGGCCTCAGCAAAGGCAACGGGCACGGCAACGGCTACGACGGAAGCGGTTCCGGTTCAGACCCGCAACCCTACAAACCTGGGAAGCCCCTCGTGTCACCCTCTTATCGCGGAACAGGGGATTACAGCCCCCCATCTAGCCTAGCGGTAGAGAACGCGGCCGGCGAGCACAGCTTTTCTCATCAGAGGATGCCTATGAAGATACCGGCATCACACACCCAAGCGGAGGACCCCACCGGGGGCCACTGATGACCCACACGGCTTTTAAGAAGATTCCCTTGTGTTTGGAACCAGGGGTTTTAACCCCAAAACACTTGGTGATGAACACTGCAAGTATCAACAGATACGTGTGAATATCACCTGCAACCACAAGAGGGCACAAGATTAAGGTTTATTATACAGTACCTCATCTTTTTCATTCTCCATGTTTTCCCAAAGATACACAGGGGCATTTTATGATGTAATGTTAGGGTAAGGAATTCTCTGCATAGATAAAGAAAGTTGAAATGTATGCTTCTCTCAGGATCTATTTATTCCTTTCTGCTACTGTAGCAGCACCGTGGAAATGttgctttttgggggggttggcATAATTATTATATGTGGCCATGAGTTTTAATAGGCCCATGACTGCAATGTTCTCTACCAGCCGACAAAGATcatttctgaccaaaaagtagGGAGAGCAATAATTCAAAAGGTGAGATTGCCGTACTACTTCAGCACAATCATACAGTAGCTGATTCAGAGGCTTGAGGAAATGAATGTTCTTAAATTTGCCCCACCCGCTTTTGCTTCCTGCCTCTTGTTTTCAACCTGTTCAATGCTACTGTTGTCCTGTTTATACACATCATGCTGCTTATGGGAAGCTGgcctttaaattgttttacgACAGGATATCATTCctgtacatttcaaaatgttttgggcAGTATACTTAATGTATGCAACTTTGGGGCACGTTGTTTGCATGCAGATGTTCAAAGAGGCTTATTCTGAAACTTCTACAAGAATCCAGCCAACATTTTGTCTTAACTATGAGCAACAATCATGCAACATACTGCTGAACTTAATGTAATTGAGTGGCTGTGGTCATACGCACGTGGCATGTAAACATGCGCAAAATGGGCCTGCTTGGATTTACTTTACTGATAttcattgtctttatttttgccTCTTGAAAGGAAGATTTATCGTCATGTTATTGAATACTCAGGAAGAATATTGTTACCTCAGAATGATGATGAATAAGAATGTATGTTATTACCTTTGGAGTGCTTGTCGGGAGCCCTTTGGAGCAAAACTGGAGCTGTCGAAAAGCAAAGCATACTCTGAACTCTTCAGGGAATTTACAAGGCCTTTGACAATAACAGTGAAAatgcacatacacaaacacgcacacacacatgtgcacgcacgcatgcatgtacacgcgcgcacatacacacacgcacacacacgtacacactgcTTTGTTGCTCTGGGAATAAAAGTGGCTATTTGTACCAGGGCCTGAAATGTTGaatgtaattcatttttttttttttttttttttttagaaactaCAATACATGCCATAATGTAGATCGATGACATTTTTAGATATATGAAACATATTTTCTTCATGTATAGATTCCTATTTAGATTTTGGTGAAGAGATGAATGATGTTATGTGTTAGTTTATGTAGTTTGCAGCAGGGCGAAAGGTTTTATGGACAAACCACGCATAATGGGTaagtaaaaaacaaagacacttCAATATATGTTCTCCatagatatgtttttttttatatatatatattgtcttaATGTCTAAGTGTTTggcttctgtttttattttttatttttacagcagCTGATTGATGAATTGGCACCACAAGGGAGGAAGTTTATTGTGACAATATTGCTTAGTgccattttaaatcaaattgaaGAGCATGACCCTCATTGATCGTAGGTTAAAAAGTAGTTTTAAAAGAGGGCACAAAACGTGGACAAGATTCAGTGTGGGGAAATTATATCCTAAAGCCTTTTTGCTGCATGGAGCAAATACTGGACATACCATTTAAATTGTGACGCATGGCCTCGTCACACAGTTTCAAATTTAAACAAGAGATTTAAAAGGTGATACACAACTAAACCCCagtgttttaaaaagtatttatgcGCTTAGCTACAAGAACTGAATGCTCTTCATTGTCACACAAGCAGTATGCGACACAAACTGTTGTTGTCATTCAGTGAGTTTTGTTCAACCCAAAATGGATTTCAGTgttatcttttttgttgttgtagcaTCTTGTGCATTCTCTGTAACCATTTCTACCTCGTTTTGAAGACAGTGTAcatggaaatatttatttcatgtcCTTTCATATGCCAGAATAGGAGCAATGTTTCTCTACTTTGACTTGTCATAGTCTACCTCACTAAAACTGTTGTGTCATGAAAATGAAGATATCGGATACCTGCACCCCAAAAATCAAaattttgtcttcttctttttttgtctatcaaaccaaaaatgtttgaCGCTTGAGTGTTGTCTTTCACTAAAATGTACAATGTTGACAACTACATGTGGCACTGGTGTTTTGTCTTCTACATCTATTACATATTATCATGACATGCCAGCACCGATCTTATTCTTGTATCTTCTGTTTCTGTTTATTCTTTCCATCCATTGTCATAAAAGTTTAACGATAAGCtctttaaatgaataataataaaacactaaatTGCTTTAAGAGGGCTGTGTTTGATCACTGCCCAAATGCCTTTATAAATCATCCCGTACACTCGGTCATTTGTCTcaattgcatatatatatatatatatatatatatatatatatatatatgcaattgatatattgatatatatatatatatatatatatatatatgcaattgatatatatatatatatatatcgatatatcgatatatatctatatctatatatatatagatatatatattgatatattgagatatatatatatatatatatatatatatatatatatatatatatatatatataaacacacacacacgcacacacattgtaCAGTACTCCAGTCTAAACCAGATAGCAAGTATTACAGCGACACCTTCAGGCTACTATTAACCTTTAATTGGCACCTACGCAGCAACGGTACAGTAGATTTGTGTCAACGATAAAGAGGCAATTAAAATATTGCAATTTGAGGGCTGCAATTGATTATATAATCAATGCCTTTGCACGGATAAGATTTATTTTCATAGGGGGGAAAAGGATTAATGACaacataataattattattacagttgCAGTTTGCCGTGTGGAACTGCATTGCATAATAGTAAGAGGAAGCCTCACGAGAGGGCAAAGTACATTCAACTCTTTCTACAAATTACAAcgacaataataaatatttttctactCGATGCCTCTCTGTCCTCAGTATGGACGTGTCTTTATGTGAGtgtatttgtttcattgtgCCGCTAGAGGGCGCTTGATATCTACTAGAAAGTTGACGTTGGCCCTTTTGCATgtctgttcaatatttaaaatgggGTCGAGGAACCATTTTAATAAATGCTTTGCAACTTGCTTCACTGCgatatcaaatgttttttggggggtgggggacgTGGGGCGGGGGGTAGATATTTGAATCGAATTAGTACTTACTGCCCAGTCTGAGGGCTTCCCCTCTTGTCTTATTCCTGCTGAAACAGAAGACCCACAAAGGAGAATGACAAATCATGGCTTCACATAATGTTGTTGATGTATGACTTTCGCTtcgcatggtagagttttaacttgcatttgtagatgtagatgTAGCGagaaactgtgttaactgacaatggttttctgaagtgttccttcaCACAGTGATGCCGTTTTTTAATGTCCTTCTGGCTGAGGGACCGAAGGTCgaaggcattcaatgttgggtttcggccttgccgctaaactgttggactagtttctcacacagttgttcacaaagtggggAACCTCGCcctatccttgcttgtgaacaactgagcctttcgggaatgcttttatacccaatcatgacactcacctatATCCAATTCAcctgttcatctgtggaatgttccaaaaaggtgtttttttgagcattcctcaacttttccaGTCTTTTGCTGCCCTTGTGCCAGCTTTTTAAAATgggagaatatttgcaaagaaaaatcaataacgttaatcagtttgaacattaaatatcttgtcgttgttgtgtgttcaattgaatataggttgaaaagtatttgcaattcattgtattctgttttatttccattttacacaatgtcccaacttcattggaattactgatttttatattgtactttatacaacatacagtactaacattattaaatagaatgtaaagaagaCCGGTtgacgactgcttagcacatctgcctcacagttctgaggacctgtattcaaattcggcctcacctgtgtggaatttccatgctctccccgtgctggcgtgggttttctccgggtactccagtttcctcccacattccaaaaacatgcatgctaggtagtttgaagactaaattgccaattggtgtgcatgtgagcatgtgagtgtgaatgattgtttgtctgtgtgccctgtgattgcctggcgaccagttctggtgtaccccgcctcttgcccagagtcagctgggataggcgccagctcacccgcgacgatagtgaggattagcggtacggtaaatggatggatggatggatggatggatggatgagaatgcctccatataaacgaaaaatggtgtacggacgtcacggtgctcagcacacactgcagcccgcatttggagtcgctgtttctgaactgtaaaccattttacgcgccacgtgagtttgcatcgtttatactggctggagtctatatcacaccgcaagctaacacgagcgccgcattgctaacgctcgccgaaaaagtcaacgaaattgaaaaaaaacaccctgactcacccctcattattctcggggactttaacaaagctaaactcaaccacgaactccctaaatacaagcagcacatcgactgtcctaccagggaaaataatactttagaccactgctacactacggtaaaaaacgcataccgtgctatacctcgtgccgccctgggctcgtctgatcactgcttaattaacttaataccgacgtacaagcaagaacttaaatgtgcgaagcctacagtgaaaacagtcaaaaagtgg from Phycodurus eques isolate BA_2022a chromosome 10, UOR_Pequ_1.1, whole genome shotgun sequence includes:
- the si:dkey-195m11.8 gene encoding fidgetin, producing MLSSVTPYSLLKMHWSPEHTAPITQWPEQHLDVTSTTSPPSAHKHEPYASAARRNYAHTGYPWASDDISALTASSLLKRYAEKYSGLELPYERPAPGAYPEPGAFLKTESEPWALSQGIECYPGLEALTGTKVGSGSVGIPTTGSVTVVSSNLATDPSYSAAGSCSAPSSQDYPPAYNSTYLSSGYCPQPGTALPHAPLHSLQAGPTLVPSYSASTPVYNYPPGCYPQNSLSSSYSHPSASYLPPGISAPTPLAPRPTMVGGSYSYPSHSLGGGAESGAPLKRKAFEMGEDGQEGGEVEGSRYRKYGNGLSKGNGHGNGYDGSGSGSDPQPYKPGKPLVSPSYRGTGDYSPPSSLAVENAAGEHSFSHQRMPMKIPASHTQAEDPTGGH